GGGAGGAGATTGTCGAGGTCATCATGCAGATGTCGGCCTACGCCGGTTTTCCCGCAGCCCTGAACGGGCTCTTCGCGGCCAAGGAGGTGTTCGCCGAGCGGCGGGCCGACGGCAGGGGATAAAGGCTCGCCCCATCCTCAGGCAGCCACGACACTCAAGGAAGTCGCTTGAAAACGACAGACACACGGCCTATGCCGGTGCATGGGACTCGCACGGGTTCCATGCGCCCGGCTTTAGGCACGTCCGGACGATGACCATCAACATGAGATACCAACGGCTTCCCGATTCATGACGCACCAATCCTTCACCATCCGGGTGATCGAAGCCATCCACAGCATTCCCCGGGGCAGGGTGGCCACCTACGGACAGATCGCTGGCATGGCCGGAAACCTGCGGGCCGCCCGGCAGGTCGCGCGGATTCTTCACACGTGCTCGCACTCAGAAGGGTTGCCCTGGCACCGCGTGGTCAACCGGGAAGGACGCATCGCATTGCGGGTCTCCCAGGGTTACGAAGATCAGAAGCGGTTGCTCGAAAACGAGGGCGTCGAGTTTGACGGTACCGGCCGCATTGATCTGGAGCGCTTTCTGCTGGGGTCGGGGTCGGATATTGGGGCTGGGTCTCTGAGGGCAAAAGAGACAGACTGACCTGTCTTCGCAATAGCGGACACGTTTGTTTCCCTAAACGGCTATCCTGATGAACAGCCGCTCATATTCCTCAGGCGTTTGATAACCAATCGACGAATGTCTGCGCCGGCGGTTGTAAAAACATTCAATATATCGAAATATCTGACTTTGAGCTTCGAGCCTGCTCTCGAAGGAGCAGTGGTGCACGAGTTCTCTCTTCATGGTTCCGAAGAACAATTCCGTTATCGCGTTGTCATAGCAGGAGCCAGTGCCGCTCATGCTTTGGATTCCACCGATCCCCTGCACCAAGGACTGAAATCGCTTGCTGCAATATTGAGATCCCCGATCAGAATGAAAAACCATCCTTTGTGAGGGACCCCCTTCGAATCACGGCGTTGTTGAACGCCGTGATCACGAGGTCGTCTGTCATCCGTCATTTCATACTCCAGCCGACTATGCGACGGGAGAAGACATTCAGCGCCGGAATGAGTGACGGCAAAGCCAACCCGATCAAGTACAGCTATTCCCTGGGATTGGTCGGCACGGGCATCGTGCCGGGCCGGCCGCTGGATGACTTCGGAATTGGGTGGGCGCGCACGGAGTTCAGCGACGCCTTTGTGCCCTTCATGCGTGACAGGTTTGAGCTGGGTCTTGATCACGAAGATGCGATCGAGGTCTTCTTCAATGTTTCCGTAACGCCCTGGCTCAACGTCAGTCCGAACTTCCAGTTCATTTCCCCGGCCCTGGACAGGACGGTGGACTCCAGCGGGAATTTCGAGGATATGGATGACATCTACCTGGCTGGCGTGCGTATCGGAGTTCGGTTTTGAGCTTCACAGGTGCGCCTTTTACAGGCAATGGTTGGAAATACTCAGCAACAGGAGGACAACATGCGTAAGATTCGTCTGATTATGCCTTTCTTGGTCCTGTTTCTCGGATGCTCGTTTTTTTCCGGCTCCGCCCGGGCCGCAACCGCCGGTGAAATCGACAAGGCCGTCAATCTGGCTCTGGAGAAGCTCTATGCGAGCACGCCGGCTGCTGCCGAACTGGCCAAGGTCTGTAAAGGGGTGCTGGTCTTTCCGGATGTCGTCAAAGCCGGGCTGATCGTCGGCGGGCAGTATGGTGAAGGGGCGTTGCGGGTCGACGGCAAGACCGTCGGGTACTACAACACTGTCGCAGCTTCCTACGGGCTTCAGGCCGGAGCGCAGACCTTCGGTTACGCCATGTTTCTGATGAACGACAGCGCCCTCAATTACCTGAAGAAGAGCCAGGGCTGGGAAGTTGGCGTCGGCCCCACGGTGGTGGTCATGGATGAGGGGTTGGCCAAGAGCCTGACCACTTCGACCGCCAAAGACGACATCTATGCCTTCATTTTCGGGCAGAAGGGCCTGATGGCCGGCCTCAGTCTGCAGGGGTCCAAGATCACCAGGATCAATCCCGACTAGTAGCCGACAATATCGAAACTGCCCCGGAAGCGAGTGGTGCATGCGCCTGTTGGTCAGCCCGATCCTTCAGGCCGCCCGGCATGTATCCGTTTTCCGGGGCCACTGCGCCCGGGAAGAGGTGGTTACCTGGAGCCGGTCTCACCATGGCGCGAAGCTGCCGCTCCAAGATCTGAAGCTTCCGGCGATACCGGGGAGTCAGGCCCGCTCCGTTTGATAGGGAAAAATAAGAGAGAAATGAAAGGAATGTCTTCAACGGCGATGAAATGGGCCGCATCATTCGTGCTATCGGCAGAGTGGCGGCCTTTCTTGGCCTTGCCGTATTGGCCTGCCTGGGCACGTTGGCCATTTATTACTCCAATCTGCCGCAGGCGCTGCGCCCGGCCGCCAGCGCGATCTTCGCCCTGGTGGCCGCGGGCCTCGTTCTCGCGGGTCTCTGGAAGAAAAGACGGCGGGCGTGGGGCGCCTTCCTTGTCCTTTTCGGGGCGGTGTTCGCCGCATGGTGGGCGCTGATCCCTCCCTCCAACGATCGGGACTGGCAACCGGATGTGGCGGTTCTCCCCTGGGCCGAAGTCCGGGACGACAACGTCACTGTCCACAATATCCGCAACTGCGAGTACCGCACCGAAACCGACTACACGGTGCGCCACTACGACCGGACCTTCGACCTGGCCCAATTGAGGAGCATGGACCTCTTTCTGGTCCACTGGGGGGCGCCTGGCATCGCCCATACCATGGTCAGTTTCGGTTTCAGCGACGGCAGCTACCTGTGCCTCTCCATCGAGACGCGCAAGGAGGTGGGCGAGGCCTACTCGGCGGTCAAGGGCTTCTTCAAGCAGTTCGAGTTGACCTACGCGGTGGCTGACGAGCGGGATCTGGTCCGGTTGAGGACCAACTTCCGCGCCGGCGAGGACGTGTACCTCTATCGGCTCGATGTCCCGATGGATTTCGCCCGCAAGGTGCTGCTCGACTACCTGCGACAGATCAACAGCCTCAAGGCAAGCCCCGAATGGTACCGGGCGATCGGGGCCAACTGCACGACCGGCATCCTGCGCCACACCAACCGGTTTAACCCCGAAGCGAGCTTCGACTGGCGTTTAATAGCCAACGGCTACCTCGACGAGATGCTTTACGAAAGGGGGAGAATCGACCAGACGTTCCCCTTTGCCGAACTGAAGAAGCGCAGCCTCGTCAACCCGACCGCCAAGGCCGTCGGCGAGACGGAGGATTTTTCACGCCGGATCCGCCTGGGGTTGCCGGGAATGGAGTTCTGATCATGCGGTTTCATGGTGCATTTTGCCGCGTCTGCTGGCTCGTTGCGGGGATCGTTTTTCTGGAAAATCGAGGGCCAGATCTTGAATCTTGATTTTCCACGTTTGCCTCTGTCCTCCGAAAAGGAGCGTATGATGCGAATGACCCTGCAAAAGTAAGAGCCGCGGGTTAGATAGTCAGCCCTGAAAAACATGACAATATGCTGAAATTAATTGAAATTTAATCGGAGATAATGTATTTCAAATAACCAGTGATGCAGTGAAAATGCATTTTTTCTGGTCGAAATCACTCCGAGGTTACCAACGATGCAGCCCAAAAAATCGGACCGTCAGCGCAGCTTCCTCTGCCCAGATCTGATCGATCAGCTCGATCCTCGACACCACCTTCTGGGGTTGGCCAAGGCCATTCCATGGCAGGTTTTTGAGGACAGCTTTCGTCCGCTTTATGCTGCATCCGGTCGCCCAGCCAAGCCCGTCCGTTTAATGGTTGGGCTTCTCATCCTCAAACAGCTTGAAAACCTGAGCGATGAGCGCGTCGTCGAGATCTGGGTTCAGAATCCTTACTTCCAAGCCTTCTGCGGCCAGCAGCGCTTCACCTGGAAGCTGCCGTGTGATCCGTCCGAGTTGACCTATTTTCGGCGTCGGATCGGAGAAGACGGTGTGCGCAAAATTTTTGAAGTCTCCGTGACCCTCCATTGCGACAAGGCCAAAGAAGAGGAAGTTGTCGTGGACTCCACCGTACAGGAAAAGAACATCACTTTTCCCACGGACACCAAGCTGCTGACCAAGATCGTGACACGTTGCCGCATCATGGCCAAACTGGAAGACGTCAAACTCCGGCGCAGCTACCAGCGTGAGGTCAAAAAGCTGCTGAGGACCATTCGTTTCAAATCAAAAGGCCGCAAACAGGGCGAGGCCCAGCGAGCTATCAGGCGTTTGCGGACTATTGCCGGTGTCCTGATCCGCGATATGAGACGGAAGCTTTCCCCGGAAGCGTTGGAGATTCACCGGCAGTCTCTTGACCTCTACGACCGCGTTCAACGCCAGCAGCGCTCCGACACGGGCAAAATTTACAGCCTCCATGAGCCAGACGTTTCCTGCATCAGCAAAGGGAAGGCTCACAAGAAATACGAGTTCGGCGCCAAGGCATCCGTGACCGTGACCAAGACCAATGGCATCATCGTTGGTGCACTGTCCTTCTCGGACAACCCCTTTGATGGCCACACTCTTCCCGCAGTGCTTACCCAAGTCGAGAGTATCGTAGGCAAAAGGCCGACCATGGCGATTTGCGACCGTGGATATCGAGGTAAGCGTAAAATCGGGACGACCCGCATCGAGATTCCAGAATCAGGCAAAGGCCCAAAAACTGAGCACGAAAAGCGCCAAGCTCGGGCACGTTTTCGCCGCAGGGCCGCCATCGAACCAATCATCGGCCATCTCAAGAACGATCACAGAATGCTTCGAAACTACCTCAAAGGCCGGATCGGCGATTCCGTGAACCTGTTCATGGCCTGTGCGGCCTTCAACTTCCGGAAGTTCATCTGGATTCTGTATTTTTTGTGCCTCAAATTGCTGGGGCACGTATTTCGACCCAATGCTCGGCCACTACAGGCTTGTGCCTGATGGACCGTTTTGAGAGTTTTTCAGGACTGACTAGTTACCGGACTGTCCAAAAGCGACTGGAGTTTTTCGAGGCGTGCCTCCATCTTTTCGTGGAAGTTTCTTCGCTCCCATGACGTTGCCGCGATCATCTCGCTACATCGAACGAAGAGGCTGGGCAGCAAAGTTTCCAGTATCTTTCGGTTGTTGCCGTGCTCTATCTGTATAATCAGGCGTTTGGCGATAGCGATATGGGCGGGTTCGTCGCGGAAGTGATCCCACTCAAGCTGCTCATCGTAAAGATCGCACAACTCATGCAAGTTGTCAGCGGTGTAATATGTACGCATTGCGTCTGCGAGGATTGGTACAAGATGTTTATTCATCGTAAAATTTTGTGTACAAGCTAGCTATTCACGTCTTAGACTACTGAAAAAAAATTCTTTTCGCGTAAATGTGAATATATTTTGTCTATAGATGTTTTCCCTATGTTCCGCACGTTCTCTAGTCTAAGCTTTGTTTCAAATCGAAGCTTGAAACGTGCCAGCTAATCTGAATTGCAGTTCGCAATTGTTGCTGTGTTCTCAACTTGCTATAAGGATTGTGAACAATCTGGTGACGGGGTGAATTGTATACATTTCGAACAACAAGCAAATAGTAGTTATCTTGCATTTTTTTGGCGGTTTCCCACTCCTTGTCAGTAAATAATATCCCGCCATCGTTGCCCGCCAGCCCTTTTACCTCAACAGCAATTTGTGGGGTAGTGCCATCTAGTAGAAAATCGTAGCCGCACCCTTGGTCCCGAGTATCCAAGACCGAATCGGAAGCTGGCAGTCCCAAAGTTTGCCAAATGTCTAAGAAGTACTCTTCAGCCTTTCGACCGGTCGGGCCTCGGGGTACAAAAACAGTATTGGTGTCCACTGGAGCATCAATTTCGGCCAATACTCCGCGTGGAAGGGTATGTTCTTTATTTTTGATAATTCCTTGGACCAAAGCCAAAAGCGACTCTCCAGAAAAGTCTTGAAATAGCGCGATGATTTTTTTTCGAGTTGGATGCATCTCCCTCTTATGCCAGCCTTTTCTCGGATTATCGAAGGCTGGGTCGAACTCATCGCGCATGTTCGAAAGCGTAGCAGGCTTTACGCCAATCGCACTTGCTATCGCGTCATGAGCCTTAGCCTGACTCCCGTAGCCAAGCGCTTCATATGCTTTGGCATCAAATCGAGATAAGTAGTACGCAACCACGAG
The DNA window shown above is from Desulfomicrobium apsheronum and carries:
- a CDS encoding MGMT family protein; protein product: MTHQSFTIRVIEAIHSIPRGRVATYGQIAGMAGNLRAARQVARILHTCSHSEGLPWHRVVNREGRIALRVSQGYEDQKRLLENEGVEFDGTGRIDLERFLLGSGSDIGAGSLRAKETD
- a CDS encoding IS3 family transposase produces the protein MVFHSDRGSQYCSKRFQSLVQGIGGIQSMSGTGSCYDNAITELFFGTMKRELVHHCSFESRLEAQSQIFRYIECFYNRRRRHSSIGYQTPEEYERLFIRIAV
- a CDS encoding carbohydrate porin, whose protein sequence is MSDGKANPIKYSYSLGLVGTGIVPGRPLDDFGIGWARTEFSDAFVPFMRDRFELGLDHEDAIEVFFNVSVTPWLNVSPNFQFISPALDRTVDSSGNFEDMDDIYLAGVRIGVRF
- a CDS encoding YSC84-related protein codes for the protein MRKIRLIMPFLVLFLGCSFFSGSARAATAGEIDKAVNLALEKLYASTPAAAELAKVCKGVLVFPDVVKAGLIVGGQYGEGALRVDGKTVGYYNTVAASYGLQAGAQTFGYAMFLMNDSALNYLKKSQGWEVGVGPTVVVMDEGLAKSLTTSTAKDDIYAFIFGQKGLMAGLSLQGSKITRINPD
- a CDS encoding DUF4105 domain-containing protein, which translates into the protein MGRIIRAIGRVAAFLGLAVLACLGTLAIYYSNLPQALRPAASAIFALVAAGLVLAGLWKKRRRAWGAFLVLFGAVFAAWWALIPPSNDRDWQPDVAVLPWAEVRDDNVTVHNIRNCEYRTETDYTVRHYDRTFDLAQLRSMDLFLVHWGAPGIAHTMVSFGFSDGSYLCLSIETRKEVGEAYSAVKGFFKQFELTYAVADERDLVRLRTNFRAGEDVYLYRLDVPMDFARKVLLDYLRQINSLKASPEWYRAIGANCTTGILRHTNRFNPEASFDWRLIANGYLDEMLYERGRIDQTFPFAELKKRSLVNPTAKAVGETEDFSRRIRLGLPGMEF
- a CDS encoding IS5 family transposase, producing the protein MQPKKSDRQRSFLCPDLIDQLDPRHHLLGLAKAIPWQVFEDSFRPLYAASGRPAKPVRLMVGLLILKQLENLSDERVVEIWVQNPYFQAFCGQQRFTWKLPCDPSELTYFRRRIGEDGVRKIFEVSVTLHCDKAKEEEVVVDSTVQEKNITFPTDTKLLTKIVTRCRIMAKLEDVKLRRSYQREVKKLLRTIRFKSKGRKQGEAQRAIRRLRTIAGVLIRDMRRKLSPEALEIHRQSLDLYDRVQRQQRSDTGKIYSLHEPDVSCISKGKAHKKYEFGAKASVTVTKTNGIIVGALSFSDNPFDGHTLPAVLTQVESIVGKRPTMAICDRGYRGKRKIGTTRIEIPESGKGPKTEHEKRQARARFRRRAAIEPIIGHLKNDHRMLRNYLKGRIGDSVNLFMACAAFNFRKFIWILYFLCLKLLGHVFRPNARPLQACA
- a CDS encoding DUF3883 domain-containing protein, translated to MSQMKPQNQLALVVAYYLSRFDAKAYEALGYGSQAKAHDAIASAIGVKPATLSNMRDEFDPAFDNPRKGWHKREMHPTRKKIIALFQDFSGESLLALVQGIIKNKEHTLPRGVLAEIDAPVDTNTVFVPRGPTGRKAEEYFLDIWQTLGLPASDSVLDTRDQGCGYDFLLDGTTPQIAVEVKGLAGNDGGILFTDKEWETAKKMQDNYYLLVVRNVYNSPRHQIVHNPYSKLRTQQQLRTAIQISWHVSSFDLKQSLD